In Actinoplanes sp. NBC_00393, a single genomic region encodes these proteins:
- a CDS encoding IS3 family transposase → MIHRYRFISEHHAVYGVARLCRVLAVKRRQGYYEWLAAEPARQVRQADDEHLATLIRQIQAEHRGYGSPRVSAELRRRGLRINRKRVERVMRERGLAGITRRRRRSLTRPDAKAAPAPDLIRRDFTAAAPGRRLVGDITYLPTVEGWLYLATTIDLFNREVIGHAMATHMRAELVCDAVELAHRRGLVHRRAVFHSDRGSQYTSSTFRATLTRLNMRPSMGRTGSCFDNAVAESFFASLKAEIGTRVFATRAEARRAVFAYINYYNNKRLHSTVNRNLSSQLRQFLDFV, encoded by the coding sequence TTGATCCACCGCTACCGGTTCATCTCTGAGCACCACGCTGTCTACGGCGTGGCACGGCTGTGCCGTGTGCTGGCGGTCAAGCGCAGGCAGGGCTACTACGAGTGGCTGGCCGCCGAACCGGCGAGGCAGGTGCGTCAGGCCGACGACGAGCACCTCGCCACCCTGATCCGGCAGATCCAGGCCGAGCATCGCGGCTACGGGTCCCCGCGGGTCAGCGCCGAGCTGCGCCGCCGCGGGCTGCGCATCAACCGCAAGCGCGTCGAACGTGTCATGCGTGAACGCGGTCTCGCCGGGATCACCCGACGCCGGCGGCGGTCGCTGACCCGGCCCGACGCCAAGGCCGCGCCGGCACCGGACCTGATCCGCCGTGACTTCACCGCCGCAGCGCCGGGCCGGCGGCTGGTCGGTGACATCACCTACCTGCCCACCGTCGAAGGCTGGCTGTATCTGGCGACCACGATCGACCTGTTCAACCGGGAGGTCATCGGGCACGCCATGGCCACGCACATGCGCGCCGAACTGGTCTGCGACGCCGTCGAGCTGGCCCACCGCCGCGGCCTGGTCCACCGGCGGGCGGTCTTTCATTCTGACCGCGGCAGCCAGTACACCTCCAGCACGTTCCGGGCGACGCTGACCAGGCTGAACATGCGGCCATCGATGGGCCGGACCGGGTCGTGTTTCGACAACGCCGTCGCCGAGTCCTTCTTCGCCAGCCTCAAAGCCGAGATCGGCACCCGGGTCTTCGCGACCCGCGCCGAGGCCCGCCGGGCGGTGTTCGCCTACATCAACTACTACAACAACAAAAGACTGCATTCCACCGTGAACCGGAACCTGTCAAGTCAACTGAGACAGTTTCTTGATTTTGTTTAG
- a CDS encoding transposase: MPRPSKYSEDFRRDAVELVRSAGRTIRDVGRELGVNHETLRGWVNAAKRAEEQRAGHRGTDDGELSGAERDELRRLRRKVAELETEKEILRKAAAYFAKEMGR; encoded by the coding sequence GTGCCCCGCCCTTCGAAGTATTCCGAGGATTTCCGTCGGGACGCGGTCGAGCTGGTCCGTTCTGCGGGCCGCACGATCCGTGACGTCGGCCGTGAGCTCGGTGTCAACCATGAGACCCTGCGCGGCTGGGTCAACGCCGCGAAACGTGCCGAGGAGCAGCGTGCCGGCCACCGCGGTACGGACGACGGCGAGCTGAGCGGCGCCGAGCGAGACGAGTTGCGCCGGCTGCGGCGCAAGGTCGCCGAGCTGGAGACGGAGAAGGAGATCCTGCGGAAAGCGGCCGCCTATTTTGCGAAGGAGATGGGTCGTTGA
- a CDS encoding class I SAM-dependent methyltransferase, which translates to MNSRSVRDAYSSMSEQYIALFGGDWQAPANEAALVRDHLVGLNGMVLDLGCGPGHWSGYLHSLGTEVTGVDMVPEFLDYARTHFPGPQFRLGSMTNLGLANHAAAGILSWYSTIHLPPPELDRALIEFRRMLAPSGRLVIGFFDSDDEVAAFDHKVYPAYSWPVDEFSTRLTRAGFTELQRMRQQFPDRPDRKYAAIAASAAAT; encoded by the coding sequence ATGAACAGCCGGTCCGTCCGTGATGCCTACTCATCCATGTCGGAGCAGTACATCGCCTTGTTCGGTGGTGACTGGCAGGCCCCAGCGAACGAGGCCGCCCTCGTCCGAGACCACCTCGTCGGCCTGAACGGCATGGTGCTCGATCTCGGTTGCGGCCCCGGGCATTGGAGTGGCTACCTGCATTCGCTCGGCACCGAGGTGACCGGCGTCGACATGGTCCCAGAGTTCCTCGACTACGCCCGGACGCACTTTCCCGGTCCGCAGTTCCGGCTCGGGTCGATGACCAACCTGGGTCTTGCCAACCATGCGGCCGCTGGCATCCTCTCCTGGTACTCGACGATCCACCTGCCGCCACCTGAGCTGGACAGGGCACTCATCGAGTTCCGACGGATGCTGGCGCCTTCCGGGAGGCTGGTGATCGGCTTCTTCGACAGCGACGATGAGGTGGCCGCGTTCGACCACAAGGTCTATCCGGCATACAGCTGGCCGGTAGACGAGTTTTCTACCCGCCTGACCAGAGCCGGTTTCACCGAGCTTCAGCGCATGAGGCAACAGTTCCCGGACCGGCCAGATCGCAAGTACGCGGCGATTGCTGCCTCGGCCGCGGCGACGTAG
- a CDS encoding tyrosine-type recombinase/integrase produces MATSSRSTSGTKLPDHVVLRAAVAAYLGRYRGQTRLHAESDLRVFLRWCARQDLDALAAERADIERCVRWLQDDGCYQPSTVSRRLSVVVVFCRVCVIDRILPHSPADYVRRPRVPAESPTLGLGHLQFEALITTARLSNNINDFALVALLGLLGLRIFEACGLNTSDLGEEHGHRVLRVRGKGGKVVLVPLPPAVARAVDQAVDERESGPILRNTLGRRLDRHAATRRLKQLAAGAGIRIPRMHPHMLRHTFVTTMLDAGVSLRDVQIAARHADPRTTMRYDRARRNLDRHPNYILAAYMASGT; encoded by the coding sequence ATGGCTACTTCTTCGCGCTCGACGTCGGGAACCAAACTCCCTGATCATGTGGTGTTGCGGGCGGCGGTCGCCGCCTATCTGGGCCGCTACCGGGGCCAGACCCGGCTGCATGCCGAGTCGGATCTGCGGGTCTTCCTGCGCTGGTGCGCCCGTCAAGACCTCGATGCCTTGGCCGCCGAGCGGGCGGACATCGAACGCTGCGTGCGGTGGCTACAGGACGACGGCTGCTACCAGCCCTCGACGGTCTCGCGCCGACTGTCAGTCGTCGTAGTGTTCTGCCGGGTCTGCGTCATCGACCGGATCCTGCCGCACTCACCAGCAGACTACGTCCGCCGGCCCCGGGTGCCGGCAGAGTCGCCAACCCTGGGCCTGGGGCATCTGCAGTTCGAAGCGCTGATCACCACCGCCCGACTGTCGAACAACATCAACGACTTCGCGCTGGTGGCCCTGCTCGGGCTGCTCGGGCTACGCATCTTCGAGGCCTGCGGCCTGAATACCAGCGACCTCGGCGAGGAACACGGCCACCGCGTCCTTCGGGTGCGCGGCAAGGGCGGCAAGGTCGTGCTCGTCCCGCTGCCGCCCGCAGTTGCCCGCGCCGTCGATCAGGCGGTCGACGAGCGCGAGAGCGGGCCGATCCTGCGCAACACCCTTGGCCGGCGCCTGGACCGGCACGCCGCGACCCGCCGCCTCAAACAACTGGCTGCCGGTGCCGGCATCCGGATCCCGAGGATGCACCCGCACATGCTGCGGCACACCTTCGTCACCACCATGCTCGACGCCGGCGTGAGCCTGCGCGATGTTCAGATCGCCGCCCGCCACGCCGACCCGCGCACCACCATGCGCTACGACCGCGCCCGGCGGAACCTCGACCGGCACCCCAACTACATCCTGGCCGCCTACATGGCCTCCGGAACGTAA
- a CDS encoding ATP-binding cassette domain-containing protein, whose translation MIEINGLTKRYGRVHAVDDVTFAAPPGRVTGLLGLNGSGKTTTLRMLLGLTRPTSGTALINKVQFRELTDPARQVGAVLEQGISHPGQAARAHLMTQALLIGADRARVDLLLEQVGLGDAGQQRSGDYSLGMRQRLAVATALLGDPSVLVLDEPANGLDPEGIAWLRELLRAHADNGGTVLISSHLLAELAQLIDDVVVIAEGTVRYAAPLEQLYGSASTRLRIRGRDPQCLERAFEEAGGRVEECGGTLAVAGLTPQEAGDIAFAVQVPIYELTTESLNLEQIFLSMVHGPASSAAAARDEGNAA comes from the coding sequence ATGATCGAGATTAATGGTCTGACCAAAAGGTACGGACGGGTCCATGCCGTCGACGACGTGACGTTCGCCGCACCACCGGGGCGGGTGACCGGGCTGCTCGGGCTCAACGGCTCCGGCAAGACCACGACGCTGCGGATGCTGCTCGGCCTGACCCGGCCGACGTCTGGGACCGCCTTGATTAACAAGGTGCAGTTCCGGGAGCTGACCGATCCGGCCCGGCAGGTCGGTGCCGTGCTGGAGCAGGGCATCAGTCATCCAGGGCAAGCGGCCCGGGCACACTTGATGACACAGGCACTACTCATTGGCGCCGACCGGGCCCGGGTGGACCTGCTGCTGGAACAGGTAGGGCTCGGCGACGCCGGGCAGCAGCGCAGCGGCGACTACTCGCTCGGCATGCGGCAGCGGCTCGCGGTGGCAACCGCACTGCTGGGCGACCCGTCAGTGCTGGTGCTCGACGAGCCGGCGAACGGACTGGATCCGGAAGGCATCGCCTGGCTGCGAGAGCTGCTGCGGGCGCACGCCGACAACGGCGGAACGGTGCTGATCTCCAGCCACCTGCTGGCCGAACTGGCCCAGCTCATCGACGACGTGGTCGTCATCGCGGAGGGGACCGTGCGGTACGCGGCGCCGCTGGAACAGTTGTACGGGTCAGCATCGACGCGGCTGCGGATCCGCGGCCGCGATCCGCAATGCCTGGAACGCGCATTCGAGGAGGCGGGAGGCCGGGTCGAGGAGTGCGGGGGCACCCTCGCGGTGGCCGGCCTGACGCCCCAGGAGGCAGGCGACATCGCCTTCGCCGTCCAGGTGCCGATCTACGAGCTGACCACCGAGTCGTTGAACCTCGAACAGATCTTCCTCAGCATGGTGCACGGCCCGGCCAGCAGTGCCGCTGCCGCCAGGGACGAGGGGAACGCCGCGTGA
- a CDS encoding VOC family protein, whose translation MGDKRDLVGDLHLATIVVNVQDMERAVRFWTAALGYQRRETDWDTQFQMLVDPDGRYLPVSLQLTDSAPREPVRLHLDLYTDAQAEQVERLVELGATRIDDWPYPDNADFVVLRDPDGNEFCVIGHAQL comes from the coding sequence ATGGGTGATAAGCGCGATCTTGTCGGCGACCTTCACCTCGCCACCATCGTCGTGAACGTGCAAGACATGGAGCGAGCGGTGCGCTTCTGGACTGCCGCTCTGGGATACCAGCGGCGTGAGACGGACTGGGACACGCAGTTTCAGATGCTGGTCGACCCGGACGGCCGGTACCTGCCGGTGTCCTTGCAACTGACCGACTCCGCCCCGCGAGAACCGGTCCGCTTGCATCTCGATCTTTACACCGATGCGCAAGCCGAGCAGGTCGAGCGGCTCGTCGAGCTGGGCGCCACGCGGATCGACGACTGGCCCTATCCCGACAATGCCGACTTTGTGGTGCTGCGAGATCCTGATGGAAACGAGTTCTGCGTCATCGGGCACGCACAGCTCTGA